One window of Terriglobia bacterium genomic DNA carries:
- a CDS encoding DUF1737 domain-containing protein — protein sequence MSIEYKLCAAEKAAELNDQVNGLLRDGWALYGNPFVTPSGTLCQALTKMPKKVAGVR from the coding sequence ATGTCCATCGAATACAAATTGTGTGCTGCGGAAAAGGCTGCGGAACTGAATGATCAGGTGAATGGTTTACTGCGCGATGGATGGGCTCTCTATGGAAATCCATTCGTGACGCCTTCCGGCACGCTCTGCCAGGCGTTGACGAAAATGCCGAAGAAAGTTGCCGGCGTTCGCTGA
- a CDS encoding ATP-binding protein, with product MLVANNNAEYIDANRAACELLGYSREELLKLRVPDIVTFADQSEFDRQWRDFLTSNSFEGEPTLRRKDGTLRVVDYRAVAHIQPGTHVSVIRDVTDRRHMGEQIRQSEKRLQLAMQAGRLGSWDWDSGRNTLEASAECKAIFGLAPGQDFSFEIALNLIHPEDRERVTHLLQDTIGNDSAYEAEFRVVWPDESVHWVRSHGRAIYSTDENTVRVVGVSLDITERKQRDEERDRLLVREREARREAESANRAKDQFLAMVSHELRTPLSTILGWTQIIKAKRVDAETAARAIPVIERNAQLQTRMIEDLLDFSRIVAGSLRLRVEHVSLSELIQNVVDSVGPPAEAKGVTIEADVQPPALRVEGDSMRLQQVLHNLVFNALKFTPQGGRISISAGTDGNTATIRVTDTGSGIAAEFLPHIFESFRQAETRPARRQGGLGLGLAIVKHLVELHGGHIEASSAGLNRGSTFNVNIPVSNRVRQAFQEGLSDAMEGDQSKDALKGLRILVVEDEAVILRMLKAFLERQGAEVRPSANAGEAIKELEEWIPDVLLSDIGMPDEDGLELISRVRVMDSESVRNVLAIALTGRTREDDRLKALAAGYQMFVPKSVKPADLVETIATLVKNRG from the coding sequence ATCCTCGTTGCGAACAACAATGCCGAGTACATCGATGCGAACAGGGCTGCGTGTGAACTCCTGGGTTACAGCCGTGAGGAACTGCTGAAGCTGCGGGTTCCCGATATCGTTACATTCGCGGATCAATCGGAGTTCGACCGGCAGTGGCGGGATTTTCTGACTTCGAACTCGTTCGAAGGAGAACCCACACTGCGCCGGAAAGATGGAACTCTTCGTGTGGTGGACTATCGGGCTGTGGCGCACATTCAGCCCGGCACTCACGTATCCGTGATCCGTGATGTTACGGACCGCCGGCACATGGGGGAGCAGATCCGCCAGAGCGAAAAGCGTCTGCAGCTCGCGATGCAGGCAGGCAGGCTCGGTTCATGGGACTGGGATTCCGGACGAAATACACTGGAGGCGTCCGCTGAATGCAAGGCGATCTTCGGTCTCGCACCCGGCCAGGATTTTTCCTTTGAGATCGCTTTGAACCTGATTCATCCGGAGGACCGCGAGCGCGTGACCCACCTGCTGCAGGACACGATCGGGAACGACAGTGCCTATGAAGCCGAATTCCGTGTTGTCTGGCCGGACGAAAGCGTTCACTGGGTGCGTTCGCACGGCCGCGCCATCTACAGCACGGATGAAAATACCGTACGGGTTGTCGGAGTCAGTCTCGATATCACGGAGCGCAAACAGCGCGATGAAGAACGCGATCGCCTTCTGGTCCGTGAACGGGAGGCGCGGCGGGAGGCGGAGTCGGCGAATCGCGCGAAGGATCAATTCCTGGCGATGGTGTCGCACGAGTTGCGGACGCCGCTGAGCACGATTCTCGGCTGGACTCAGATCATCAAGGCGAAAAGGGTTGATGCGGAGACTGCTGCAAGAGCGATTCCAGTCATCGAACGGAACGCGCAGCTTCAGACTCGGATGATCGAAGACCTGCTGGATTTTTCACGCATCGTAGCGGGCAGTCTGCGGCTAAGGGTAGAACACGTGAGCCTGAGCGAACTGATTCAGAACGTCGTCGATTCCGTCGGGCCGCCCGCGGAAGCGAAGGGCGTGACGATCGAGGCCGATGTGCAACCGCCCGCCCTTCGTGTCGAAGGCGACTCGATGCGGCTGCAGCAGGTTCTCCACAATCTGGTTTTCAATGCGCTCAAGTTCACACCACAAGGCGGACGGATTTCCATTTCGGCTGGAACCGACGGGAACACCGCAACCATCCGGGTCACGGATACCGGCTCCGGAATTGCAGCCGAGTTTCTCCCGCACATCTTCGAAAGCTTCCGGCAGGCCGAGACTAGGCCGGCGCGCAGGCAAGGCGGTCTCGGCTTGGGACTGGCGATTGTGAAACACCTTGTCGAGCTGCATGGCGGTCACATTGAAGCATCGAGTGCGGGATTGAATCGCGGATCGACGTTCAACGTGAACATCCCCGTTTCGAATCGAGTGCGGCAGGCCTTCCAGGAGGGGCTGAGCGATGCAATGGAAGGAGACCAGTCGAAAGACGCTTTGAAGGGCCTCAGGATTCTTGTCGTCGAAGATGAAGCCGTCATCCTCAGGATGCTCAAGGCCTTCCTGGAACGGCAGGGCGCGGAGGTCCGCCCGTCTGCCAATGCCGGCGAAGCGATCAAGGAACTCGAGGAGTGGATACCGGACGTGCTTCTATCCGACATCGGAATGCCCGATGAAGACGGCCTCGAACTCATCTCGCGCGTGCGCGTCATGGACTCGGAATCCGTGCGTAATGTCCTGGCGATCGCGCTCACAGGACGGACAAGGGAAGACGACCGCCTCAAGGCCCTGGCCGCCGGCTATCAGATGTTCGTGCCGAAGTCCGTCAAGCCGGCGGATCTGGTCGAGACCATTGCCACGCTGGTAAAAAACCGCGGCTAG
- a CDS encoding glycosyltransferase: protein MKRTGQQSSVLNVDPRAPESDAYIKISGAPGFCRELFRHVSDDWVLSVHTNGENPKSWLVALACGLAAQAGPGATLTLHSGGVPEYLRLNPGWKRHLARFAALFYDRIVCVSGEMADAVSELGISRDKMQITPAFLPIEAPEVAASGDIESWMKRHSPLLSTAMFFRPEYGFEVLMRAVARLRNRYPDIGCLVMGTGENRSEAEALIAEMRLGGSVILAGDLDHELCLSLMARSSVFVRPTFRDGDSISVREALALGVPVVASSAAARPAGTMVFETGNVNELVQAVTTSLERVAA, encoded by the coding sequence ATGAAGCGGACGGGACAGCAGTCGAGTGTGCTTAACGTCGATCCCCGCGCTCCGGAGAGCGATGCCTACATCAAGATCTCCGGCGCACCTGGTTTTTGCCGTGAACTCTTCCGGCACGTCAGCGACGACTGGGTTTTGAGCGTGCACACCAATGGTGAGAACCCTAAAAGCTGGCTCGTCGCGCTGGCTTGCGGACTTGCCGCCCAGGCGGGTCCCGGAGCCACATTGACTCTGCACTCGGGGGGAGTCCCGGAATATCTGCGGCTGAATCCGGGCTGGAAGCGCCATCTCGCCCGCTTTGCCGCGTTGTTCTATGACCGCATTGTCTGCGTGAGCGGGGAAATGGCGGATGCCGTCTCCGAACTGGGCATCAGCCGGGACAAAATGCAGATCACGCCCGCTTTCCTTCCCATCGAAGCGCCGGAGGTGGCCGCATCCGGGGATATCGAGAGCTGGATGAAAAGGCATTCTCCGTTGCTCAGCACGGCCATGTTCTTCCGGCCGGAGTACGGATTTGAGGTCCTGATGCGGGCAGTCGCCCGGCTGAGGAACCGATATCCGGATATCGGGTGTCTGGTCATGGGGACAGGTGAGAACCGTTCCGAGGCGGAAGCTTTAATCGCGGAAATGCGGCTCGGCGGCAGCGTCATTCTGGCAGGCGATCTGGACCACGAATTGTGCCTCTCGCTGATGGCGCGCTCGTCGGTTTTTGTGCGTCCGACGTTCAGAGACGGTGATTCGATTTCGGTGCGCGAAGCGTTGGCCCTGGGCGTGCCGGTTGTTGCAAGCAGCGCCGCCGCACGGCCGGCGGGCACAATGGTGTTTGAGACCGGGAATGTAAATGAACTGGTCCAGGCCGTGACGACTTCATTGGAGCGGGTGGCCGCATAG
- the asnB gene encoding asparagine synthase (glutamine-hydrolyzing), producing MCGIAGVLSLAGKPVAPEEVEAMCDAMVHRGPNDAGYYAADEAVIGMRRLSIIDIDGGHQPVHNEDRTVWVVFNGEIYNFKTLRAQLEGQGHRFYTDTDTEVIVHLYEQYGEACVEKMRGMFAFAVWDERQKTLLLARDRLGIKPLFYAIVDGRLAFGSELKVVLQLPEVERKLNWGSVNSLFNGMTTPSSESIIDGVHKLKPGHILTASARHGIRVREYWDVQFDPDYTKSEQYFVERLRDLLEESVRMRLIADVPLGAFLSGGIDSSAVVATMARISSGPVKTFSIGFPDQDYNELDYARQVARQFGTDHHELVVDPNVLGIIEDLPWFLDEPFGDSSAIPTYMVSKLAAEHVTVVLSGDGGDELFAGYDKYVKERAERKLDQIPNPLRQVAGFIGRSMQEGMKGRNFLRHLGFSGAERFFDNNTLFREIEKMSLFEPDAWLHIQKEDPRSPWRAFLQNSKMPWLSTLQYIDIKNYLPNDILTKVDRMSMAHSIETRVPLLDHKFVEFAATIPPELKLQGKTTKYIFKKAMEGILPNEILYRPKRGFAIPLGRWFRGQLSLYVRDLLLSRKSLGRGLFQKSYIERLIELNDRGRPLDLQLWTMITFELWCRRFIDESAFCRSVSATARGNLRARVERARSNEADGTAVECA from the coding sequence ATGTGTGGAATTGCGGGTGTGTTGAGTCTGGCCGGAAAACCGGTGGCCCCGGAAGAAGTCGAAGCGATGTGCGATGCAATGGTACACCGCGGGCCGAACGATGCCGGCTATTACGCGGCGGACGAGGCCGTGATCGGGATGCGGCGGTTGAGCATCATCGATATCGACGGCGGACATCAGCCCGTACATAACGAAGATCGGACCGTATGGGTCGTCTTCAACGGCGAAATCTACAACTTCAAGACGCTTCGCGCGCAGCTTGAGGGCCAGGGCCACCGTTTCTATACGGACACGGATACCGAGGTCATCGTCCACCTTTACGAGCAATACGGCGAAGCGTGCGTCGAAAAGATGCGCGGCATGTTCGCCTTTGCGGTGTGGGATGAGCGTCAGAAGACGCTGCTGCTGGCGCGCGACCGGCTCGGCATCAAGCCTCTTTTCTATGCCATCGTCGACGGCCGCCTCGCATTCGGTTCCGAGCTGAAGGTCGTGCTTCAACTGCCCGAAGTCGAGCGCAAGCTCAATTGGGGTTCCGTCAACAGCCTTTTCAACGGGATGACGACGCCCTCGTCTGAGAGCATCATCGACGGCGTTCATAAGCTTAAACCCGGGCACATCCTGACAGCCTCCGCCCGTCACGGCATTCGTGTCCGCGAGTACTGGGACGTGCAATTCGATCCGGATTACACGAAAAGCGAGCAGTATTTCGTCGAACGCCTGCGCGACCTGCTGGAAGAATCGGTCCGGATGCGGCTGATCGCGGACGTGCCGCTCGGCGCTTTTCTCAGCGGCGGTATCGATTCGAGCGCGGTCGTCGCCACCATGGCGCGTATCAGTTCGGGACCGGTGAAGACTTTTTCAATCGGCTTTCCGGACCAGGACTACAACGAGCTGGATTATGCGCGGCAGGTGGCGCGCCAGTTCGGAACGGATCACCACGAGTTGGTCGTCGATCCGAATGTGTTGGGCATTATCGAGGACCTTCCATGGTTTCTCGACGAACCCTTTGGCGACTCTTCAGCGATTCCCACATACATGGTTTCGAAGCTCGCGGCCGAGCACGTCACGGTGGTCCTTTCCGGCGACGGCGGCGACGAATTGTTCGCCGGTTACGACAAGTACGTGAAGGAGCGCGCCGAGCGGAAGCTCGACCAGATCCCGAACCCGCTACGCCAGGTGGCGGGATTCATCGGACGCTCGATGCAGGAAGGCATGAAGGGGCGGAATTTCCTGAGACATCTCGGCTTCAGCGGCGCTGAGCGGTTCTTCGACAACAACACGCTGTTCCGGGAAATCGAGAAGATGTCGCTGTTTGAGCCCGACGCCTGGCTGCACATTCAGAAAGAGGACCCGCGCAGCCCGTGGCGCGCCTTTCTGCAGAACAGCAAAATGCCCTGGTTGTCCACGTTGCAGTACATCGACATCAAGAATTACCTGCCGAACGATATCCTGACCAAGGTCGATCGCATGAGCATGGCTCATTCGATCGAGACGCGCGTGCCTTTGCTCGACCACAAGTTCGTGGAGTTTGCCGCGACCATTCCGCCGGAATTGAAGCTTCAGGGCAAGACAACCAAATACATCTTTAAGAAAGCCATGGAAGGCATTCTTCCGAACGAAATTCTTTACCGGCCGAAGCGCGGATTCGCCATCCCTTTGGGACGGTGGTTTCGTGGCCAGCTCAGCCTCTACGTCCGGGACCTTTTGCTCTCCCGTAAAAGTCTCGGACGCGGGCTGTTCCAGAAATCCTATATCGAGCGCCTGATCGAATTGAACGATCGAGGCCGCCCGCTGGACCTGCAGCTCTGGACGATGATCACGTTCGAGTTGTGGTGCCGGAGATTCATAGATGAAAGTGCTTTTTGTCGGTCCGTATCCGCCACCGCACGGGGGAATCTCCGTGCACGTGTGGAGCGCGCACGCTCTAATGAAGCGGACGGGACAGCAGTCGAGTGTGCTTAA